A window of Cellulomonas fimi contains these coding sequences:
- the phoU gene encoding phosphate signaling complex protein PhoU, whose product MRDIFDAELAQLGHDLVAMSGRVERAITDAGVALLTADLTLAESVIAADVEIDAIERDLDERCVLLLAQQQPVATDLRIVVSALRMSATLERMGDLARHIAQVARGRYPRQAIPHGLSGTFTEMHDAAVRVARRTTTLLTNHELPLAESIEQDDDLLDELHEDTFAALLSGGWDGSIQEAVDVTLLGRYYERFGDHGVSIARRVTYLVTGVLSQELDRSAS is encoded by the coding sequence ATGCGGGACATCTTCGACGCCGAGCTGGCGCAGCTCGGCCACGACCTCGTCGCGATGAGCGGCCGGGTCGAGCGCGCGATCACCGACGCGGGTGTCGCGCTCCTCACGGCGGACCTGACGCTCGCCGAGTCGGTCATCGCCGCGGACGTCGAGATCGACGCGATCGAGCGTGACCTCGACGAGCGCTGCGTGCTGCTGCTCGCGCAGCAGCAGCCCGTCGCGACCGACCTGCGGATCGTCGTGTCGGCCCTGCGCATGAGCGCGACGCTCGAGCGGATGGGCGACCTCGCGCGGCACATCGCGCAGGTCGCGCGCGGCCGCTACCCCCGGCAGGCGATCCCGCACGGGCTGTCGGGCACGTTCACCGAGATGCACGACGCGGCCGTCCGCGTGGCGCGTCGCACGACGACGCTGCTCACCAACCACGAGCTGCCGCTGGCCGAGAGCATCGAGCAGGACGACGACCTCCTCGACGAGCTGCACGAGGACACGTTCGCCGCGCTGCTGTCGGGCGGCTGGGACGGGTCGATCCAGGAGGCCGTCGACGTGACGCTGCTCGGCCGGTACTACGAGCGCTTCGGCGACCACGGTGTGTCGATCGCGCGTCGCGTGACCTACCTCGTCACCGGCGTGCTGAGCCAGGAGCTCGACCGCTCGGCCAGCTGA
- a CDS encoding phosphoglyceromutase — protein sequence MTYTLVLLRHGESEWNAKNLFTGWVDVPLSEKGVEEAKRGGKLLTDAGVLPDVVHTSLLRRAITTANYALDAADRLWIPVKRSWRLNERHYGALQGKDKKQTLTEYGEEQFMLWRRSYDVPPPDIELGSEFSQDADPRYAGEPIPRAEALAQVLERALPYWESDVVPDLQARKTVLVAAHGNSIRAIVKHLDDVDADTIAGINIPTGIPLLYELDEETLKPVTKGGTYLDPEAAAEAIKAVANQGR from the coding sequence ATGACCTACACCCTCGTGCTGCTCCGCCACGGCGAGAGCGAGTGGAACGCCAAGAACCTGTTCACCGGCTGGGTGGACGTCCCCCTGTCGGAGAAGGGCGTCGAGGAGGCGAAGCGCGGCGGCAAGCTGCTCACGGACGCGGGTGTCCTGCCCGACGTCGTGCACACGTCGCTCCTGCGCCGTGCGATCACGACCGCGAACTACGCGCTCGACGCCGCGGACCGCCTCTGGATCCCGGTGAAGCGCAGCTGGCGCCTCAACGAGCGCCACTACGGCGCGCTGCAGGGCAAGGACAAGAAGCAGACGCTCACCGAGTACGGCGAGGAGCAGTTCATGCTCTGGCGCCGCTCCTACGACGTGCCGCCGCCGGACATCGAGCTCGGCTCGGAGTTCTCGCAGGACGCCGACCCGCGCTACGCCGGTGAGCCGATCCCGCGCGCCGAGGCGCTCGCGCAGGTCCTCGAGCGGGCCCTGCCGTACTGGGAGTCGGACGTCGTGCCGGACCTGCAGGCCCGCAAGACGGTCCTCGTCGCCGCGCACGGCAACTCGATCCGCGCGATCGTCAAGCACCTCGACGACGTCGACGCCGACACCATCGCCGGCATCAACATCCCGACGGGCATCCCGCTGCTCTACGAGCTCGACGAGGAGACCCTCAAGCCCGTCACGAAGGGCGGCACGTACCTCGACCCCGAGGCCGCCGCGGAGGCCATCAAGGCCGTCGCGAACCAGGGTCGCTGA
- a CDS encoding glycosyltransferase: protein MTSEHAPRVAMLSVHTSPLDQPGTGDAGGMNVYVLELSKALAARGTRVEIFTRATSSDLPETVVVPGADAGGRTLTRDESREVLLADEVDAGVTPPVLVHHVPAGPFERLDKNDLPGVLCGMAAGVLRSEAARRPGWYDVVHSHYWLSGQVGQIAADRWEVPLVHTSHTLARVKNASLAPGDEPEPGGRVLGEEEVVAAADALVASTPVEARELVDLYGADPSRVHVVEPGVDLDRFAPVPDAGRRAAREALGLPADRGVVLFAGRVQALKAPDVLVRALGVLRATGRPVPLLVVLGGPSGRSTAVRELQALAAVTGVADDVVVRPPADRDSLVRWYHAADVVAMPSRSESFGLVAAEAQASGVPVVAAAVGGLRTIVDDRVSGRLVRGHDPAVWADVLADVLADEAVRTAYGEAARRSAERFGWSAAADQVLKVYGVAAEARRSR from the coding sequence GTGACCTCGGAGCATGCCCCGCGCGTCGCCATGCTCTCGGTCCACACGTCCCCGCTCGACCAGCCGGGCACCGGGGACGCGGGCGGCATGAACGTCTACGTGCTCGAGCTGTCGAAGGCGCTCGCGGCCCGCGGCACGCGCGTCGAGATCTTCACGCGCGCGACGTCGTCGGACCTGCCGGAGACGGTCGTCGTGCCGGGCGCCGACGCCGGCGGCCGCACCCTGACCCGCGACGAGTCGCGCGAGGTCCTGCTCGCCGACGAGGTCGACGCCGGCGTGACCCCGCCCGTGCTCGTGCACCACGTGCCCGCGGGACCGTTCGAGCGGCTCGACAAGAACGACCTGCCCGGCGTGCTGTGCGGCATGGCGGCGGGCGTCCTGCGCTCCGAGGCCGCGCGCCGGCCCGGCTGGTACGACGTCGTGCACTCGCACTACTGGCTGTCCGGGCAGGTGGGTCAGATCGCGGCGGACCGGTGGGAGGTCCCGCTCGTCCACACGTCGCACACGCTCGCGCGCGTCAAGAACGCCTCGCTGGCACCCGGCGACGAGCCCGAGCCCGGTGGGCGCGTGCTCGGCGAGGAGGAGGTCGTCGCGGCCGCCGACGCGCTCGTCGCGAGCACGCCCGTCGAGGCCCGCGAGCTCGTCGACCTGTACGGCGCCGACCCGTCGCGCGTGCACGTCGTCGAGCCCGGCGTCGACCTCGACCGCTTCGCCCCCGTGCCCGACGCCGGGCGTCGTGCCGCCCGGGAGGCGCTCGGCCTGCCCGCCGACCGCGGCGTCGTCCTGTTCGCGGGGCGCGTCCAGGCGCTCAAGGCCCCCGACGTGCTCGTCCGCGCGCTGGGCGTGCTGCGCGCGACGGGCCGACCCGTGCCGCTGCTCGTCGTCCTCGGCGGCCCGAGCGGCCGGTCCACGGCCGTCCGGGAGCTCCAGGCGCTCGCGGCCGTGACCGGCGTCGCCGACGACGTGGTCGTCCGCCCGCCCGCCGACCGCGACAGCCTCGTGCGCTGGTACCACGCGGCCGACGTCGTCGCGATGCCGTCGCGCAGCGAGTCGTTCGGCCTCGTCGCCGCGGAGGCGCAGGCCAGCGGCGTCCCCGTCGTCGCCGCGGCCGTCGGCGGTCTCCGGACGATCGTCGACGACAGGGTGTCCGGCCGCCTCGTGCGCGGCCACGACCCGGCGGTGTGGGCCGACGTCCTCGCGGACGTGCTGGCCGACGAGGCCGTCCGCACCGCCTACGGGGAGGCCGCCCGCCGCAGCGCCGAGCGGTTCGGCTGGTCCGCGGCCGCGGACCAGGTGCTCAAGGTCTACGGCGTCGCCGCCGAGGCCCGCCGCTCGCGCTGA
- a CDS encoding glycoside hydrolase family 3 N-terminal domain-containing protein — protein sequence MLRARPTLRTRRTPAHPLGAATTGTRSGPRRSPLTAALAAAALAAPLALVATVTATAAASPAAAAATPGDLAHTGTATASQSQADADGTFPASAAIDGDPATRWASGNGPDEDVEFTAWLQVDLGTTAQVDRVVLAWEAAYATAYEVQVATAAPDDPASWTTVHTEPAGDGGTDEVVLGAPADARYVRVQMDERTSFDWEAPVLHWYGYSLFSVEVFGTSDAVPAAFGASTATVPAGQTAQVPVVLATPAAAETTVRVTSTGGTASPGGDYTAVDQVVTFAPGETSATVDVATVDHGPLAPARTVVLTLSDPSDGLVLGGRTTTTLTITPHGSLPDVGAVTVLDDYEDGVPQGYTTWGISAPVTPVLTTAPGDRPDGGDVLVATVGGTPAPGDWFGFTHDIAATDWSDHDGFTFWFRGTGDGGLLRYELKSGGQLFEERVVDDTAGWRQVSVAFANLRLKNDPGSDARFDPTASAGFAVTLTDLGAGAWQFDDVALYDRVTTIEDAEGDVPIAEPGTTVGLFTWGSAGAQVSLDVTQQDREGGPADNHVLSGDYLIPSGGWGGFSQNLAAAQDWSSFRGIRLLWYASQDTRPASPTAGDDIKVELKDGGPDGEHSELWATTFKDNWSPDGSRWKLVELPFDQFTLGGYQPGDEATRNGTLDLTSAWGYALTFVPNTANPVAWAVDDVQLYGSAVPAPTAEVTPAQDVVLVDPGETAQVPVVLTTTDGAPLPEDVTVAYTTTDGTATAGEHYDGADGTLTFPAGTASGATQTIEVTTHATADQDDARALTLTLTATGAAVDGNPRVVLNAVGAPYLDADRPTAERVEDLLGRMTLAEKVGQMTQAERLGLQSPTQIGTLGLGSVLSGGGSVPQDNTPAGWADMVDGFQREALASRLQIPIVYGVDAVHGHNNVVGATIFPHNEGLGAARDAGLVERVQQVTAQEVRATGVPWTFAPCLCVTRDERWGRSYESFGEDPALVTAMAAAATTGLQGDDPTDLSGPGKVLATAKHWVGDGGTTYVPELAGNGYPIDQGVTRVASLDELRRLHVDPYVPAIEAGVGTIMPSYSAVAVGGGDPVRMHENRALTTDLLKGELGFDGFVISDWEGIDKLPGGTYADKAARAVNAGLDMAMAPYNFGAFITATVASVESGQVSEERVDDAVRRILTQKVALGLFEQPFADRTHTADLGSAEHRAVAREAAARSQVLLKNDGALPLAKDAHVYVAGSNADDLGHQMGGWTVSWQGGSGDTTTGTSILEAIQVVDPHVTYSEDASAPVGDATVGVVVVGETPYAEGVGDVGNNGKSLSLSAADQAAVDTVCAAVECVVLVVSGRPQLVTDRLDDIDALVASWLPGSEGAGVADVLFGDEPFTGRLPVTWPASADQLPVNVGDDAYDPLYAYGWGLRTDAQRDRLTTAVESLPAGDARDAVQAVLDADVWDGGTLDPAAYGAAVPLLADAAAALDGTDRTTATAAGLVVSLLRDLAQAAVTGGTAPADAAALTADAEHLLMAGSAGEAADLLAQVAGVPTTAPVASTTSLRLPSSAPFGRPVTAKVTVRADGVTPTGTVEVRVDGEPVATGTLTPRGRDQAVAEVRLPADLATGRHTVVAVYGGTASTDPPVAASTSDERRLTVGKVVPEVRTAGTDWTVGRGDPKQVHVQVEGVAEREPTGTVTVWLNGRRAATGTLDADGNAVVDLPRSTRTSLVVVTYGGDGTYHASLAPPRILVVR from the coding sequence GTGCTGCGTGCCCGTCCGACCCTGCGCACCCGCAGGACCCCCGCCCACCCGCTCGGCGCCGCCACGACGGGCACCCGCTCCGGCCCCCGACGGTCCCCGCTGACGGCCGCGCTCGCGGCCGCGGCCCTGGCCGCACCGCTCGCGCTCGTCGCGACGGTGACCGCCACCGCGGCCGCGTCCCCGGCGGCGGCCGCCGCGACCCCCGGCGACCTCGCGCACACCGGCACGGCGACGGCGTCGCAGTCGCAGGCAGACGCCGACGGTACGTTCCCGGCGTCGGCGGCGATCGACGGCGACCCCGCGACGCGGTGGGCGAGCGGCAACGGCCCGGACGAGGACGTCGAGTTCACCGCGTGGCTGCAGGTCGACCTCGGCACGACGGCGCAGGTCGACCGGGTCGTGCTGGCGTGGGAGGCGGCGTACGCGACGGCGTACGAGGTGCAGGTCGCGACGGCGGCGCCGGACGACCCGGCGTCGTGGACGACGGTGCACACCGAGCCCGCGGGCGACGGCGGCACCGACGAGGTCGTCCTGGGCGCGCCCGCCGACGCGCGCTACGTGCGGGTGCAGATGGACGAGCGCACGAGCTTCGACTGGGAGGCGCCGGTCCTGCACTGGTACGGCTACTCGCTGTTCTCGGTCGAGGTGTTCGGCACGTCCGACGCGGTCCCGGCCGCGTTCGGCGCGTCGACGGCCACGGTGCCCGCGGGCCAGACGGCGCAGGTGCCGGTGGTCCTGGCCACGCCCGCCGCCGCGGAGACGACAGTCCGCGTCACCAGCACCGGCGGCACGGCGAGCCCGGGCGGCGACTACACCGCCGTCGACCAGGTCGTCACGTTCGCCCCCGGCGAGACGAGCGCGACGGTCGACGTCGCGACGGTCGACCACGGCCCGCTCGCCCCGGCCCGCACCGTCGTCCTCACGCTGAGCGACCCGTCGGACGGCCTGGTCCTGGGCGGCCGCACGACGACGACGCTGACCATCACGCCGCACGGCTCGCTGCCCGACGTCGGCGCGGTGACCGTGCTCGACGACTACGAGGACGGCGTCCCGCAGGGCTACACGACGTGGGGGATCAGCGCGCCAGTCACCCCGGTGCTCACGACCGCGCCGGGCGACCGGCCCGACGGCGGCGACGTGCTGGTCGCGACGGTCGGTGGCACACCCGCGCCGGGCGACTGGTTCGGCTTCACCCACGACATCGCCGCGACCGACTGGTCGGACCACGACGGCTTCACGTTCTGGTTCCGCGGCACGGGCGACGGCGGGCTTCTTCGGTACGAGCTCAAGAGCGGCGGGCAGCTGTTCGAGGAGCGCGTGGTCGACGACACCGCGGGCTGGCGGCAGGTGAGCGTCGCGTTCGCGAACCTGCGGCTCAAGAACGACCCCGGCAGCGACGCGCGCTTCGACCCGACGGCGTCGGCGGGCTTCGCGGTCACGCTGACGGACCTGGGCGCAGGCGCGTGGCAGTTCGACGACGTGGCCCTCTACGACCGGGTGACGACGATCGAGGACGCCGAGGGCGACGTCCCGATCGCCGAGCCGGGCACGACCGTCGGCCTGTTCACGTGGGGTTCGGCGGGCGCGCAGGTGTCGCTCGACGTCACGCAGCAGGACCGTGAGGGTGGCCCGGCGGACAACCACGTCCTGTCGGGCGACTACCTGATCCCGTCGGGCGGCTGGGGCGGCTTCAGCCAGAACCTGGCGGCGGCCCAGGACTGGTCCTCGTTCCGCGGCATCCGGCTGCTCTGGTACGCGTCGCAGGACACGCGCCCGGCGTCGCCGACGGCCGGTGACGACATCAAGGTCGAGCTCAAGGACGGCGGCCCGGACGGCGAGCACTCCGAGCTGTGGGCCACGACGTTCAAGGACAACTGGTCGCCCGACGGCAGCCGCTGGAAGCTCGTCGAGCTGCCGTTCGACCAGTTCACGCTCGGCGGCTACCAGCCAGGTGACGAGGCGACGCGCAACGGCACGCTCGACCTCACGTCGGCCTGGGGCTACGCGCTGACGTTCGTGCCGAACACCGCGAACCCGGTGGCCTGGGCCGTCGACGACGTGCAGCTCTACGGCTCGGCGGTGCCCGCACCGACGGCCGAGGTGACTCCCGCGCAGGACGTCGTCCTCGTCGACCCGGGCGAGACCGCGCAGGTTCCGGTGGTCCTCACCACGACGGACGGCGCTCCCCTGCCGGAGGACGTCACGGTCGCGTACACGACGACCGACGGCACCGCGACGGCGGGCGAGCACTACGACGGGGCCGACGGGACGCTGACGTTCCCGGCGGGCACCGCGTCGGGCGCGACGCAGACGATCGAGGTCACGACGCACGCGACGGCGGACCAGGACGATGCCCGCGCTCTCACTCTCACGCTCACGGCGACAGGCGCCGCCGTCGACGGCAACCCGCGCGTCGTGCTCAACGCGGTCGGCGCGCCCTACCTCGACGCCGACCGCCCCACGGCGGAGCGCGTCGAGGACCTGCTCGGCCGCATGACGCTCGCCGAGAAGGTCGGCCAGATGACGCAGGCCGAGCGGCTGGGCCTGCAGTCGCCGACGCAGATCGGGACGCTCGGTCTGGGGTCGGTGCTGTCGGGCGGCGGCTCGGTCCCGCAGGACAACACCCCGGCGGGCTGGGCGGACATGGTCGACGGCTTCCAGCGCGAGGCGCTCGCGAGCCGGCTGCAGATCCCGATCGTCTACGGCGTCGACGCCGTGCACGGCCACAACAACGTGGTCGGGGCGACGATCTTCCCGCACAACGAGGGGCTGGGGGCGGCGCGCGACGCGGGCCTCGTCGAGCGCGTGCAGCAGGTCACGGCGCAGGAGGTGCGCGCGACGGGCGTCCCGTGGACGTTCGCGCCGTGCCTGTGCGTGACGCGCGACGAGCGCTGGGGCCGCTCGTACGAGTCGTTCGGCGAGGACCCGGCGCTGGTGACGGCGATGGCCGCGGCCGCGACGACGGGCCTGCAGGGCGACGACCCGACGGACCTGTCCGGCCCCGGCAAGGTGCTCGCGACCGCGAAGCACTGGGTCGGCGACGGCGGCACCACGTACGTGCCGGAGCTCGCGGGCAACGGGTACCCGATCGACCAGGGCGTCACGCGCGTCGCGTCGCTCGACGAGCTGCGGCGCCTGCACGTCGACCCGTACGTGCCCGCGATCGAGGCGGGCGTCGGGACGATCATGCCGTCGTACTCGGCCGTCGCGGTCGGCGGCGGCGACCCGGTCCGGATGCACGAGAACCGCGCCCTCACCACCGACCTGCTCAAGGGCGAGCTCGGCTTCGACGGGTTCGTGATCTCCGACTGGGAGGGCATCGACAAGCTCCCGGGCGGGACGTACGCCGACAAGGCGGCGCGGGCCGTGAACGCGGGGCTCGACATGGCGATGGCGCCGTACAACTTCGGTGCGTTCATCACCGCGACGGTCGCGAGCGTCGAGAGCGGCCAGGTGAGCGAGGAGCGCGTCGACGACGCGGTCCGCCGCATCCTCACGCAGAAGGTCGCCCTCGGGCTGTTCGAGCAGCCGTTCGCCGACCGCACCCACACCGCCGACCTCGGCTCGGCCGAGCACCGTGCGGTGGCCCGCGAGGCCGCGGCGCGCAGCCAGGTGCTGCTCAAGAACGACGGTGCCCTCCCGCTCGCGAAGGACGCGCACGTGTACGTCGCGGGCTCCAACGCGGACGACCTCGGCCACCAGATGGGCGGCTGGACGGTCTCGTGGCAGGGCGGCTCGGGCGACACCACGACGGGCACGTCGATCCTCGAGGCGATCCAGGTCGTCGACCCGCACGTGACGTACTCCGAGGACGCGTCCGCGCCCGTCGGCGACGCGACGGTCGGCGTGGTCGTCGTCGGCGAGACGCCCTACGCGGAGGGCGTCGGCGACGTCGGCAACAACGGCAAGAGCCTGTCGCTGTCGGCCGCCGACCAGGCGGCGGTCGACACCGTGTGCGCCGCGGTCGAGTGCGTCGTGCTCGTCGTCTCGGGCCGCCCGCAGCTCGTGACCGACCGGCTCGACGACATCGACGCGCTGGTCGCGTCGTGGCTGCCGGGCTCGGAGGGTGCGGGCGTCGCGGACGTGCTGTTCGGCGACGAGCCGTTCACCGGCCGCCTCCCGGTCACGTGGCCCGCGTCGGCCGACCAGCTCCCGGTCAACGTCGGCGACGACGCGTACGACCCGCTGTACGCGTACGGCTGGGGCCTGCGCACGGACGCGCAGCGCGACCGCCTGACCACAGCCGTCGAGAGCCTGCCCGCCGGCGACGCACGTGACGCCGTGCAGGCCGTGCTCGACGCCGACGTGTGGGACGGCGGCACGCTCGACCCGGCCGCGTACGGCGCCGCGGTCCCGCTGCTCGCCGACGCGGCGGCGGCGCTCGACGGCACCGACCGGACGACGGCCACCGCCGCCGGGCTCGTCGTGTCGCTCCTGCGCGACCTCGCGCAGGCGGCGGTCACCGGCGGGACCGCCCCCGCCGACGCCGCCGCGCTCACCGCCGACGCCGAGCACCTCCTCATGGCAGGCTCGGCGGGCGAGGCGGCGGACCTGCTCGCGCAGGTCGCGGGCGTCCCGACGACGGCCCCGGTCGCGTCGACGACGTCGCTCCGGCTCCCGTCGTCGGCACCGTTCGGCAGGCCGGTGACCGCGAAGGTCACGGTCCGCGCCGACGGCGTCACGCCGACCGGCACGGTCGAGGTCCGCGTCGACGGCGAGCCCGTCGCGACGGGCACGCTCACGCCCCGGGGTCGCGACCAGGCCGTCGCGGAGGTCCGCCTCCCCGCCGACCTGGCCACCGGCCGGCACACCGTCGTCGCCGTCTACGGCGGCACGGCGTCCACCGACCCGCCCGTCGCCGCGTCGACGTCGGACGAGCGGCGCCTCACCGTGGGCAAGGTCGTGCCCGAGGTCCGGACGGCCGGCACGGACTGGACCGTCGGCCGCGGCGACCCGAAGCAGGTGCACGTGCAGGTCGAGGGCGTCGCGGAGCGCGAGCCGACGGGCACGGTGACCGTGTGGCTCAACGGCCGCCGGGCCGCGACGGGCACGCTCGACGCCGACGGGAACGCCGTCGTCGACCTCCCGCGGTCCACGCGCACGTCGCTCGTGGTGGTCACGTACGGCGGCGACGGCACCTACCACGCGTCGCTCGCGCCGCCGCGGATCCTCGTCGTGCGCTGA